Below is a window of Verrucomicrobiia bacterium DNA.
GTTGCCGCAACCAGCAGCAGTCCTAGCGTTATCCAGCTGAGGGTACGCAGTGCCTGGGTGTAGCGGGGGTTTCTTTTGGCGAAGCGTCGGATGGCATGCATACGCTCATAATATCATTGAACCCATCTCATATCTCCCCTCCAGCCTCAAGCCTTGCTGTTGGCGTGCTTCGCCAGTTTTGCTTCGCAACGTATCTACGGATACGTCTTGTCGCAAGAACTGACAAATCACGCTCACCAGCAAGGCTTTCACTTAACAGACGGGAGATATGAGATGGGTTCATTAGGCCATTTACTTGGTATAATGACCGGCATGATCGATATTATATTTGAGTCCCATGCCACTACGCTTGATAACGAAAAAAAGATTGCCTCTGGGCATTTTGATGTTGCTTTGTCCAACATAGGCATAGAAAAAGCCAAGCAATTGGGCGAACGCCGCGCTGGCGAACATTTTGACGCCATCTTTTGCTCTGACTTGCAGCGGTCTTATAAGACAGCCGAGCTGGCTTTTGGCGATAAGTTTCCGATATTTCAAGACCGTCGACTTCGTGAATGTGACTACGGTGACTACGAGCATCGGCCCAGTTCTGAAATAGAAGCCGAGCGACCCAAACGCGTAACCCGACCATTCCCCCACGGCGAAAGCTACGAGCAGTGTGCCGAATATATGAAGACTTTCCTGGAAGAGGTGCTGGCCAAATACGATGGTAAGCGAGTCATGGTTGTTGGGTCGCGGGCTACCCAATATGGCCTGGAGAGATGGGTGGACGGCAAAACCCTAGAGGAAATTGTTGCTGCGTCTTGGCAGTGGCAACCCGGCTGGACGTACAGGCTTGAAAAAATTAGCGCATAGAGTTGAACTTGATGTGGCAGCGAGAGCTCCGTGTACCCACACGCTCTCGCTGCCACATCCCGATTTTTATAGAATAAGAGGCTCCCGTCAGGAAGCTTTTTTTGTTGGAGTACAATAGCATGCATGCAAGTGTTCGAGAATTTTGCCAGCGTACATGCCTATTTGAATCAGCGGTTGCCTCAGGCATGGCCCAGCGGGCACGCTTATACACTAGATCGCATGCGTCAGCTTATGGACTATTTGGGCAATCCCCAGGATAGTTACAAGGCTATACATATAGCTGGTACCTCTGGAAAAACCTCGACAGCTTACTACGTAGCGTCGCTACTACGCCAGGCAGGATTCAAGGTGGGGCTGACGGTCCCCATGTAGATGAGATTAATGAGCGTGTACAAATAAACAACAAGCCCCTTAGCGAATCGCGATTTTGTAGCAGTTTCGGAAAATTTATAGAGAAGGTGGAGAAAAGTGACATCAAGCCCACCTATTTTGAGACACTGGTAGCATTTGCCTTCTGGCAGTTTAGCCAGTCAAAGGTAGACTATGCCGTGATAGAGGTTGGTCTGGGCGGCTTGCTGGATGGCACTAACGTGATGCATCGGCAGGATAAGGTATGCGTTATTACCGACATAGACTACGATCACACCTCTACCTTGGGCAAAACCCTGGAAGCTATTGCGGCTCAGAAGGCCGGCATTATCCAGCCGCACACCGCTGTCTTTTCATACGAGCAGAACGACGAGGTGATGGGGGTGCTGCGCGAGGCGTCCCGGCAGCAGCAAGCCGAGCTGCACGAAGTATGGCCACTCAAGGACACAGAACTACCCGAGAACCTGCCGCTGTTTCAGCGGCGCAATTGGTACTTGGCCTACTCTGTAGTTGAGTACTTAACGACGCGAGATAACTTCAAGGCGCTGGGTGAGGCTGGGCTGGAAAAGTCGACGCATGCTTACATCCCTGCGCGAATGGAACAACAGGAACTAGCGGGTCATACGCTTATTATGGATGGCGCCCACAATCCGCAGAAGTTCCAGATGCTTATGAAGAGTGTTGCGCATGCTTACCCAGATGCTCCCCTGGCCTGTATGGTTAGCTTTGTGCGCACCAAGCAGGCCAAGGTGCGAGACAGCTTGCAGGCCTTGGTGCCGTATTGTTCGCACCTTATCATTACTAGCTTTGCCCAAGACAGCATGGGTAAGACGTCTATAGACCCACTAAAAATAGCAGAGCAGTGTGAAGAGCTCGGCTTTGAAAACTGGGAAATTATACATGACCCAATCCAGGCCTATAAAAAATTACTGAAACGTCCTGAACCTTTATTGCTTATAAGTGGTTCGTTCTTTTTGCTAAACTACGTCAGACCCTACATAAAAAAGGAACAGCCAACATGATCAGGTGTATTGCAGTAATGGATGAAAAACAAGGCATAGCTGATGATCATGGCATTCCCTGGCAAGGTAAGCTCCCGACTGATATCCGGTATTATCGCCGGAAGTCCAGGGGCGGCACGGTACTCATGGGTGAGGTCATGTATAACGAACTGACCCGGCCTATGCCTGGCAGGCGGAATTTGGTGTTGGCGCTGGCGCCCACCTTGCGTCCTGGCTTTGAAAAAGTAAAAGACCTTGCGACATTGTTGCAAAACCCTCCTGAGAACTTCTGGGTACTCGGCGGTGCTAGCATTTTTGAACAGACTTTAGATGCGGCGGACGAGCTGTATCTGACCCAAATAGAGGGCGACTTTGGATGCACTAAATTCTTCCCAGAATTTAAAGATACATTTGAACTGGCAGAAGAAAGCCAGCCCCAAATAGAGAGTGGTATTACCTTTCGCTTTCAGATCTGGAAAAGAAAGACCTAGCTTTTTAGCGGGCGACCGTCGGCGTCTTGCAGGTTTTTGGTGGCGATCAAGATGACGTCTATAAGCCACCAAACACCGCAGCCTCCAAAGGTCAGAAGCTTGAGGATGCCTAGGCCGATATAGCCCATGTAAAAACGGTCAATTCCCAGCTGACCCACCAAAATAGACAGTAGTAGTGCTACCAGAAACTCTCGTTGTTCGCCTTGTGGTTTTTTTGTTGTTTGTGCCATGACTGGCTCTCCTTGTTATGTCTGTATATCGTTAGTGTATGATTTTTTGCCTAGTATTGTCGACTGCTTTATACGATAAATGTCCCCCGCTATGACAACCAGGCCCACAACACACACGGGGACAATCAAGAAATTGCGGTCTAGAGCAGCAGCCGGATGGCCATGGATAAGCAGCCAGTAGGCACGGGTTAGGCCAATAGAGGGCGCCCAGTCAAAGCCGAGCCTTTGCCACAAAGACAGGTTGGATAGCCAGGAAAAGGGCACAATGAAGACAATGGTAGTTGCTGCAAGCCATGCCAGCACCCGCCCCTGGGGCGTGCCGAGGGTAACGATCTGCCAGACAAGCTGCTTGGCGTGCATAGGGTTATTGTACCGATTTGCAGGGAGCTTAAGAAACCGAAGCGGTTATAAGTTCGGGTGTGGGCCATTCGGCGAACCGAGGGTGGGTAGTGATGTAATTGCTGGCCTCTAGTAGACCTTCGAAGCTACCGCCATCTAGATATTTGCCCAGTACTCGGTGGACATAGAAGCTTTGGTCGGCAGCCAGAGCGGACTGAATGGCAAATGTCACGTAGTGCTCGGCAAGGCCACGGTTGCGCTGCATCTCTGCATCTATATGCTCCCAGATAGAGCCGCTAAGCAAGTAACGGCTGATGTTGGCAACCGGGTGCTCTGCTATGCGTTCTAGTGGTGGTTTTTCATCAAAGGCGCCCAGGTTGCCATACTGGTCTACCAACAGATTGCCGTATTTTGTGGCCTGTTCGCGGTCAACGGGCAAGCCCATAATGGCATGTTCGGTGCCTTTTTCTTTCCAGTCAGCAATGGCTAGGCTCAGTTCCGAGGTGCCGTTCTGGTGGTAGACAAAATCGTCACCGCCCATGAGGGCAAAGTGCTTCTCGCCCTGCAGGCGCTCTCGGGCTAGGAACGGCGGGATGGCTGTTCCGTAGTTGTCTGGGGGTTGAATAACGTATTCGAACTCGATGCCGTAAGCACGGCGGCGTTCAATCTCTTGATCTATTTTGTCAGTTTTGCCAACTCGCAGGAGCTGTTGGCGAATAGTGGGTGAGATGTCTTGCCCAAAGTAATCCCTGAGCTGCTGTTCTCCGCGTTCGCTTGTCACAAAGATAACCCGGCTGAGCCCAGCCAGGACGCAGTCTTCTACCATGTAGTCCACAAGCGGTCGACTCTCTGGACCAGCATAGACAGGCATCATGCACTTTTCTATGGCTGTAGTAACGGGAAATTCACGGGACCCGGCTCCGGCAACCGGTATAACGGCTGTTTCTATATTCATTGCCGTTTTATATCATAAAAAGCGCATAAATCAACGAGCTCACGCTTAAATCACCCAGAACCCTAGGTCTTTTGCTGTAAGGAAACCATAAACGAGGCAAGTCTGGTCAACCTTCTTAGTTGATGCTTTCTCATCCTTTTTTCTTTTATGTCTAGCGCAAGGTTTTCGTCGGCTTTGGTCAGGCGTTCTGCCTCCTCGTCAAAACCGTGTAGTTTCAAGAATTCAGCCTGGCTGCCACGATATAACTCCCGAAGGCCTGCTTGTTCGCCAGCACGCTTCATATGCTCAAAGTCCAGCGATACTGTGATATCCACGGCCCCTGGGAATAGATAGGCGTTTTCAATGCCATTCTTACTGATCGGATATATCCGGGGAGCATACTTGGCAGGGTCTGCGACCCCATCTTCAATACCGTAATCTATGGTGAGTACGTGTCCACTCTTCATGACGCTGCTAAGGCTCTTTTGCCAGCGAGCTACCATGGGGCGTGTGGTGAATTCGGCGCCATCGGGAACGTCGTCTATGCTAACGGTGCCAGCTACGGCAAGCGAAAGCTCTCCTTCGACCTGTATAAATTCTCCTTCGTCATTCTGGGAGACATATATTTCTAGTAAAATATCTCCGCGACGAATAACGCGATGTGCTGGAAAAGCATCGGGCAGTTCATTGGAAAGGAAAAAAGCGTTATCTACATGAAAAGGCAGGGCATCTGCCGAGGCATTGACCCACCGTACGGGCATATCCTGGAGTGATTGTTGCTGTCTTGCTATAAGGCCCGGTGATCGCTCTATTATTGTATAGCGGGTGCGCTCGTAGAGCATGGGATAAGCCTGTTCAAGCTTGGTTAGTATATCTTTGGCTAGCTTACCGTTGCCGGCACCCATCTCTATGATGTCGAATGGTTCAGGCCGGCCACTGGCCTCCCATGTCTTATGAACTGCGTTGGCTACGCTGAACCCAAACGCCTCGTGCATCTCGGGGCATGTAGTAAAGTCCGCCCCAGGGCCTATATCTACTCGTCCCGAGGAGTAATACCCATGCTCGGAATACAGTGAAACGTCTGTAAACTCGGCAAAGGTTATCCTGTTGTCGGGGCTGTCCTGTATGCGCTGACTTAGTAACTCCACCACCTCAGGAATTGGCTGTAGTTTTTCGGTAGCAGCAAAAGGATCGGGGGACTGATCTTCACAAACCTCTATCATTTTTAGTTTTATAACATATTTTGTATTTTTTCACAACAATTATGTGATCAGAGATAGCTAAGTGGGTAACTAGGCCTTGTGTACCAGGACGCTCACATCGTCCTGGGCATTGTGGGAAAAGGCCAAGTATCCCAGTGACTTCACGACGTTGGCAGCCGGGCTACCGTCGAATAAAGCAGCAATTTCCTCGGGCTGCACGCTGGACTTTTCGTCATGTTCCCACTCATCCAGCCCGTCAGTAAATAGCGCAATATAGTCGTCAGGTAATAATGGCACCTTTTTAAAGATCAGTGCTTCGTTTACGGCTTTTCTATTACCTAGGCCCGCATGAGAGAAAGCGCCAAGCCACGTTGCCTCCTTTGGCAACTGGAATCGAATGCGGCCATCATTCACCACCAATAGGCTGCAGTCGCCATAGCTTGTGACTGAAAGCTGACTGTTGGCTACCGCGACTGCGATAAATGCAGCTTCGGGGGTGAGGTCTGTCGGGGTGTCTGCTTGTTCGCTTCCATAGCGTTCGAATAGAGCTGTCTGGAGGCGTGTTACCTTTGTCACGGCTTCGCTTCTGGCATGTGGGTTTTCTTCTGTGCCCAAAAATCAACAATGTGCTGTGCGGCCCCGTCTCCCCAGTGTCCGTCTGCGATACATGCGTTCAGGCTATTCTGCTCTGGCCACACCCCTAGACGATCTTCGTTTTCATGGCCAGTAGGGCCGCGCCGATTGAAAAATATGCTGTTTTTTCGTCTGGCGTGATTATATGTTTTTCCCAAGAACCAGCTTCTGTTCCCATAGCTGTAGTATACCTTCTGAGGCACGACCATTTTGCTAAGGCGGCCTTGATGTAACAGATGTAATCTGTTAATATAGCGGAGTTTAAGCAAACGTGGGCCAGTAGCTCAGCTGGTTAGAGCACCTGCCTCTTAAGCAGGGTGTCGAGGGTTCAAGTCCCTCCTGGCCCTCCAGATAAAAAGACCTACCGAAGCGTAGGTCTTTTTATCTGGTTGATTATCGAGAGACTTGAACCCGGGAGGGTGAGGACAGCCCGGTGGCTGTCCGAATTTTCCATGCTTGGCCTCACACAAAAATGCTTGAAGTAGCGAGTCCCACTGAGGGCTCGGCGCTCCAAAACACTCTAAACTGGTCGACTCTCCGCAGGAACCTCCAGGCTTTCCGGCTTGCCGTTTCTGTTCAAGATCATGCCGGCTTGCTGCAGGAAAAATGCGCCAGGGAGACATCTGAGCTCGTTCATAGGCAGATCCGGATACCAGGTACGCATCATTTCTAGCACGTGAGTAGTACCGGTTTCTAGGCGGATACCAAGCGCAGCAGACCAACCCAAAATAGTAGCGGTCTGGACACGCGCCCAAAAATTAATGAGCTCCAGGTCTACTTCGCTGCCCGTTTGTTCGTGATATGCTGTCGCAGCGCTCTTAACGGCTTCTCCCAAACCTAGCGCCGCCAGATGTCGGAGCTCTCGCTCTGGACTGCTCGGCTGGGTAGCCCCAAAGTCGATGACGCCGACAGGCACGTAGCACGGCTGATCGACGGAGCCGCTAGTGGTAAAAGTTAAATTGTTCGGACGCAGATCGCTATGACCAATAATCGGTCGAGGTTCCACGCCGTCAGGAAAATAGGCCAAGTGTTCTTGGGTCAGATCTTCCACGATGCCAGCGAGCCTAGGGACGCCCATTTGCTGCAAAAAATCGGCGTTCATACTCAATCGGTAAAGCCTCTCTGTTCTGTCAGCAAATAGCAAAGGCTCGTCACCGACGAGCTCGAAAAACTTGCCTGGGGTGATTGTTTGAGCCAACCACGCGACAAAGCTACCGATTTTGGTACCGAGCTCTTGCTGCGCCACTGGATCAAGCTGGTAGTAGCGGTTCAGCTGATCCGCGGTAACCACATCGCCCTCCACATAAGTCGATACCACAAAACCCGTACCGTCATCGTCCGTGTCGGTTTCGATGAACTGTGGCACATGCAGAGGCGGCTCGCACGCTGCGCTGTCGAGTTCGTCGAGCATCATGGCTTCATGCCATGAGTGATGCCGCCCTCTGTCTTTATCGCGCAGCAACTTTACTACTACGCGCTCGCCGTCCCGCTGGCCAAAATGAACCGCCCCGTACGCCCCGCTAGCATCAGAGGGTTGGTCGAAAGACACCCCAAACCACGACTCCAGATACGCGATATGTGCTGCTTCGGAAGCCATGCCTGTAGTCATCAACCCAGAGCCATTTTCATTTCTCTATTCTAGCAACTACAACGGTGGCGACACGGTAATCATATTCGGCTTCATCGATACCCATGGTCAGCTGTACTAGTGTTTTTCGCGTCTAAGCTTCGCAACCTCTCGTACATAGAGGTAAACTTCGATAGAAGGTGTTCCACCTACGGGCAACTTGGCCCTCCATTCAAAAAGCTCACTCGTAAAAGTGGGCTTTTTGAATGTTATGATTTAGATATGCATAAAGCACAAGTTGATACGCTAGACCTACGGCAAGCCATCGAAGCATCGTGGCAACTCGATTCGGCTTATGAACATATAGAAGAAAGGGGCAACCCATCCCTGGGGCAGTGCCATGTTACGGCACTTGTCGTACATCACTACTATCCAGAAACCAGGATTGTTGAAGGCGAAGTGCAAACCGGCAAAGGTTTAGAAAAACATTTCTGGAATATGTTCCACATAGATGGTCACGACTTGCACCTCGATTGGACTTGGCAGCAATTCCCACACGGTTCAACGATTAAAAGTTGGAAAGTGCGTGCAAAAGACGACATAAATAATAGTCAAGATACTACTGATAGATTCAAACGACTATTGCGCAGAGTTAAGTATGAGCTAAGTAAACTTTAGTTTTTAGCAGCGCTCACTTTGACATTAAGTACTACCAGGTGTACTATATAAAGTACTATGAATGTTACATCTATCTCCAAGTTTCGTAAGGATACTAAGGGTTATTTTGATAAGGTCATTGATGACAAAGACGTTCTTCTTATAACGCGCAACGATGGCCAGACGGTTGTTGTAATGTCTTTAGATGAATACAACTCTAAGGCCGAGACCGATTACCTAAACAGCAGCCCTGATAACCGAAAACATCTGGAGAAATCCATTGCCTCACTGCACGCGGGCAAGACTGAAAAGCACCACTTAGTAGAAGAATAGCATGGCTCGTATTATAGCTTTTACCCCAGAAGGGTGGGACGACTACCAATTTTGGATGAATCAAGACAGAAAAACCCTCAGAAAGTTACATAAACTTATTGCCGACACGCAAAGGGACCCGTTCAATGGTCTAGGCAAGCCAGAACCTCTCAAAGAAAACTACGCAGGGTTTTGGTCGCGCCGCATAGATGAAAAGAATAGATTCGTTTACGCAGTTACAGAGAAAGAAATACAGATCATCAGCTGCAGGTTTCATTATTAGCAGGTATGAAGTTGATCCTGACAATATCTATGATGGCCGTCCAGGATAGGAGCCGGCTTTTCCCATGGTTGTTATTCATCTGACGTGAACACAGAATACGCCTAAACATCTTTCTCCTCCAAGTCTGCGAGGTAGACTTTGCCGTTATGATACTCCATGCCGAGGTCAACCAATCTGGCATATAATAAGATTAAATCTTCAATGAGATCGTCGATAGGCTGGGGTTTCAAAAAAGTATATGGTGCCAAGAAAAGAACTGAAAGACTTCAGTTCTGGGGACTTGAACGGGCATGCCCTGTGGGCATTCCCCGCCCTTGGTTTTTGAGCTGTGCTCAAAAATGCCCGTATGCAAAAGTAATTTTCTTATGCCGGGCAGGGCAAGTCCCTCCTGGCACTCCAATTCGGTTATGCTTAAAACAGAGGTAATTTGCCTCTGTTTTTTGATACACTTTTACTATGAAATTGATTTTTATCTATGGACCGCCTGCTTCAGGAAAGTTAACCGTTGCAGAAAAGTTGTCAGAAGCTACCGGCATACCACTTTTTCATAATCATCTTTCCAGAGATATTGTTAAAGATATATATAGGGATGAGCTTGGAAAGCGTTATGACTTAGTAGATAAAATTAGATTCGACGTACTAGAGTACTGTGCAAAGAATAATACTGACTTGATTTTCACTTATGTTTACGGAGGATCCTTTGACGACAATAATGTAAGAGATTTCATTAACATAATCGAAACTAATAGAGGCAAGGTTTTGTTCGTGGAGTTAACAGCAAACGTAGAAGATTTAATAGATAGAGTTGATAATGATTCTAGAAAAAGATTCAAAAAACTTACCGATAAAGAAATAATGGCGAAGCTATCAGAGGATATGTCTAAATTCTCAATTCCGTACGTAGAGTCTCTAAAGATCAACACTTCTGACTTAAGTTCTGAAGAGGCGGCAAGCCTAATTGCCAATGAACTACGATTGGTGTAGCTCTTCGTTGAAACTTGGTTGCAATAAGCTCTACGGCGGCCCTCCATACAAAGAACGTCGATCTTTTCGCTACCGGTGGGCGTTTTTTGTTTGATAAAATAATCTAGCGGATCTTTATTTTG
It encodes the following:
- a CDS encoding SpoIIE family protein phosphatase: MTKVTRLQTALFERYGSEQADTPTDLTPEAAFIAVAVANSQLSVTSYGDCSLLVVNDGRIRFQLPKEATWLGAFSHAGLGNRKAVNEALIFKKVPLLPDDYIALFTDGLDEWEHDEKSSVQPEEIAALFDGSPAANVVKSLGYLAFSHNAQDDVSVLVHKA
- a CDS encoding sugar phosphate nucleotidyltransferase, with product MNIETAVIPVAGAGSREFPVTTAIEKCMMPVYAGPESRPLVDYMVEDCVLAGLSRVIFVTSERGEQQLRDYFGQDISPTIRQQLLRVGKTDKIDQEIERRRAYGIEFEYVIQPPDNYGTAIPPFLARERLQGEKHFALMGGDDFVYHQNGTSELSLAIADWKEKGTEHAIMGLPVDREQATKYGNLLVDQYGNLGAFDEKPPLERIAEHPVANISRYLLSGSIWEHIDAEMQRNRGLAEHYVTFAIQSALAADQSFYVHRVLGKYLDGGSFEGLLEASNYITTHPRFAEWPTPELITASVS
- a CDS encoding DUF2752 domain-containing protein translates to MHAKQLVWQIVTLGTPQGRVLAWLAATTIVFIVPFSWLSNLSLWQRLGFDWAPSIGLTRAYWLLIHGHPAAALDRNFLIVPVCVVGLVVIAGDIYRIKQSTILGKKSYTNDIQT
- a CDS encoding AAA family ATPase encodes the protein MKLIFIYGPPASGKLTVAEKLSEATGIPLFHNHLSRDIVKDIYRDELGKRYDLVDKIRFDVLEYCAKNNTDLIFTYVYGGSFDDNNVRDFINIIETNRGKVLFVELTANVEDLIDRVDNDSRKRFKKLTDKEIMAKLSEDMSKFSIPYVESLKINTSDLSSEEAASLIANELRLV
- a CDS encoding Txe/YoeB family addiction module toxin, yielding MARIIAFTPEGWDDYQFWMNQDRKTLRKLHKLIADTQRDPFNGLGKPEPLKENYAGFWSRRIDEKNRFVYAVTEKEIQIISCRFHY
- a CDS encoding phosphotransferase, whose translation is MASEAAHIAYLESWFGVSFDQPSDASGAYGAVHFGQRDGERVVVKLLRDKDRGRHHSWHEAMMLDELDSAACEPPLHVPQFIETDTDDDGTGFVVSTYVEGDVVTADQLNRYYQLDPVAQQELGTKIGSFVAWLAQTITPGKFFELVGDEPLLFADRTERLYRLSMNADFLQQMGVPRLAGIVEDLTQEHLAYFPDGVEPRPIIGHSDLRPNNLTFTTSGSVDQPCYVPVGVIDFGATQPSSPERELRHLAALGLGEAVKSAATAYHEQTGSEVDLELINFWARVQTATILGWSAALGIRLETGTTHVLEMMRTWYPDLPMNELRCLPGAFFLQQAGMILNRNGKPESLEVPAESRPV
- a CDS encoding SAM-dependent methyltransferase — its product is MIEVCEDQSPDPFAATEKLQPIPEVVELLSQRIQDSPDNRITFAEFTDVSLYSEHGYYSSGRVDIGPGADFTTCPEMHEAFGFSVANAVHKTWEASGRPEPFDIIEMGAGNGKLAKDILTKLEQAYPMLYERTRYTIIERSPGLIARQQQSLQDMPVRWVNASADALPFHVDNAFFLSNELPDAFPAHRVIRRGDILLEIYVSQNDEGEFIQVEGELSLAVAGTVSIDDVPDGAEFTTRPMVARWQKSLSSVMKSGHVLTIDYGIEDGVADPAKYAPRIYPISKNGIENAYLFPGAVDITVSLDFEHMKRAGEQAGLRELYRGSQAEFLKLHGFDEEAERLTKADENLALDIKEKRMRKHQLRRLTRLASFMVSLQQKT
- a CDS encoding dihydrofolate reductase encodes the protein MDEKQGIADDHGIPWQGKLPTDIRYYRRKSRGGTVLMGEVMYNELTRPMPGRRNLVLALAPTLRPGFEKVKDLATLLQNPPENFWVLGGASIFEQTLDAADELYLTQIEGDFGCTKFFPEFKDTFELAEESQPQIESGITFRFQIWKRKT
- a CDS encoding histidine phosphatase family protein, which codes for MIDIIFESHATTLDNEKKIASGHFDVALSNIGIEKAKQLGERRAGEHFDAIFCSDLQRSYKTAELAFGDKFPIFQDRRLRECDYGDYEHRPSSEIEAERPKRVTRPFPHGESYEQCAEYMKTFLEEVLAKYDGKRVMVVGSRATQYGLERWVDGKTLEEIVAASWQWQPGWTYRLEKISA
- a CDS encoding TM2 domain-containing protein, coding for MAQTTKKPQGEQREFLVALLLSILVGQLGIDRFYMGYIGLGILKLLTFGGCGVWWLIDVILIATKNLQDADGRPLKS
- a CDS encoding Mur ligase family protein, with the protein product MNNKPLSESRFCSSFGKFIEKVEKSDIKPTYFETLVAFAFWQFSQSKVDYAVIEVGLGGLLDGTNVMHRQDKVCVITDIDYDHTSTLGKTLEAIAAQKAGIIQPHTAVFSYEQNDEVMGVLREASRQQQAELHEVWPLKDTELPENLPLFQRRNWYLAYSVVEYLTTRDNFKALGEAGLEKSTHAYIPARMEQQELAGHTLIMDGAHNPQKFQMLMKSVAHAYPDAPLACMVSFVRTKQAKVRDSLQALVPYCSHLIITSFAQDSMGKTSIDPLKIAEQCEELGFENWEIIHDPIQAYKKLLKRPEPLLLISGSFFLLNYVRPYIKKEQPT
- a CDS encoding type II toxin-antitoxin system prevent-host-death family antitoxin, with translation MNVTSISKFRKDTKGYFDKVIDDKDVLLITRNDGQTVVVMSLDEYNSKAETDYLNSSPDNRKHLEKSIASLHAGKTEKHHLVEE